From the genome of Candidatus Dormiibacterota bacterium, one region includes:
- a CDS encoding DegT/DnrJ/EryC1/StrS family aminotransferase, with protein MAQLAIHGGKPAVQRDRAVRWPVIGDEERQAVLAVLDSGVLCGARAPQQKALEEEFARFIGARSCLATNSGTAALHMAVAAAGLEPGDEVVTSAFTYPATALAILQHNAVPTFADIDPVTFNIDPAGIEERITSRTRAIMPVHIHGLPCDMDAIDAIARRHDLLVIEDAAQAHGATYRSRQVGTLGDMAGFSLNATKNLPCGEGGLFVTGNERLLARATSFRILGQTRDEVPLDQAHPLDSATDSEFAGMGFMYLNQEIPAAIARVQLRRLGGFNANAAANAALLTSRLETLAGVTPPRCPADRTHVYHKYRVRLDARALGLAIDPTLLRDRVVAALRAEGVEVMLWLDRPVPEMPVFQGRANSRKGEHPRTTALLADSLVLGSQSYPLFPQPRVLMEQYADAFEKVLTHITELAGPGAA; from the coding sequence TTGGCACAGCTGGCGATACACGGCGGCAAGCCCGCGGTCCAGAGAGACCGGGCGGTCCGCTGGCCGGTGATCGGCGACGAGGAACGGCAGGCCGTCCTCGCGGTCCTGGACAGCGGTGTTCTGTGCGGCGCCCGCGCGCCGCAGCAGAAGGCCCTGGAGGAGGAGTTCGCCCGTTTCATCGGGGCGCGCTCCTGCCTCGCGACCAACAGCGGCACGGCGGCGCTCCACATGGCGGTCGCCGCCGCGGGGCTCGAGCCGGGCGACGAGGTCGTGACCAGCGCCTTCACCTACCCGGCGACCGCCCTGGCCATCCTGCAGCACAACGCGGTCCCGACCTTCGCCGACATCGATCCCGTCACCTTCAACATCGACCCGGCCGGCATCGAGGAGCGGATCACCTCCCGCACGCGGGCGATCATGCCGGTCCACATCCACGGCCTGCCGTGCGACATGGACGCGATCGACGCCATCGCGCGCCGGCACGACCTCCTGGTCATCGAGGACGCGGCGCAGGCGCACGGAGCGACCTACCGCTCGCGCCAGGTCGGGACGCTGGGCGACATGGCGGGGTTCTCCCTCAACGCCACCAAGAACCTTCCTTGCGGGGAGGGGGGCCTGTTCGTCACGGGCAACGAACGGCTCCTGGCGCGCGCCACGTCCTTCCGCATCCTGGGACAGACGCGCGACGAGGTGCCGCTCGACCAGGCCCATCCTCTCGACTCGGCCACCGATTCGGAGTTCGCCGGGATGGGCTTCATGTACCTGAACCAGGAGATCCCGGCGGCGATCGCCCGCGTGCAGCTGCGACGTCTCGGTGGGTTCAACGCGAACGCCGCGGCCAACGCCGCCCTGCTCACGTCGCGTCTGGAGACGCTTGCGGGCGTGACGCCGCCCCGCTGTCCCGCCGACCGGACCCATGTCTATCACAAGTACCGGGTGCGGCTGGACGCGCGCGCCCTCGGTCTCGCGATCGATCCGACCCTCCTGCGGGACCGGGTCGTGGCGGCGCTCCGCGCGGAGGGGGTCGAGGTCATGCTCTGGCTCGACCGGCCGGTCCCGGAGATGCCGGTCTTCCAGGGCCGGGCGAACTCCCGCAAGGGCGAGCACCCCCGGACGACGGCGCTCCTCGCCGACTCGCTCGTGCTGGGGTCGCAGTCGTATCCCCTGTTCCCGCAGCCGCGGGTCCTGATGGAGCAGTACGCGGACGCGTTCGAGAAGGTGCTGACGCATATCACCGAGCTCGCCGGCCCCGGGGCGGCGTAG
- a CDS encoding ACT domain-containing protein, with product MADKIRRADYQYVQVPDKPGEGARILGALKDAGVNLLSLTAFPDGKGTTQIDLVTENADGLAKAAKGLGLKLSDRKRAFFIQGDDRAGAAAEIFRKLADAGVNVHATNAAAGARGGFGMIVWVRPENYDKAAKALGV from the coding sequence ATGGCCGACAAGATCCGCCGAGCCGATTACCAGTACGTGCAAGTCCCCGACAAGCCCGGCGAGGGGGCCCGCATCCTGGGCGCCCTGAAGGACGCCGGAGTCAATCTCCTGTCCTTGACCGCCTTCCCCGACGGCAAGGGGACGACCCAGATCGATCTCGTCACCGAGAACGCCGACGGGCTCGCCAAGGCCGCCAAGGGTCTGGGCCTGAAGCTGAGCGACAGGAAGCGCGCCTTCTTCATCCAGGGGGACGACCGCGCCGGTGCGGCGGCCGAGATCTTCAGGAAACTGGCCGACGCCGGCGTCAACGTCCACGCCACCAACGCCGCGGCGGGCGCGCGGGGCGGCTTCGGCATGATCGTCTGGGTGAGGCCCGAGAACTACGACAAGGCGGCGAAGGCACTGGGGGTCTGA
- a CDS encoding patatin-like phospholipase family protein: MTKSGRPATAGQRIAIVLGSGGFRGPAHVGVLARLVELRVPLYAMVGCSVGSLITAYYAAAGRTVDELLQFALETNAKRVLAHALSMRSPGLGRRLVRRWADPVHDLLAVLDRHDFRRLHHGVRMIGFLMHDRRRGERIFAVTGCERGFHLSEAVRASSRLPILFPPLHKEVDGLERVLVDGAFAAPSPVVHAVAAPVSATHVIAVDLSGSRRRARLSELDRWQTLLGDRLMVLRPRPKFTRTGWGTILGARTWYEAGRNIIGEAEAERLRRWQRGDPQPDAPAAGEPGRPDAEAHARAPLRSERS; the protein is encoded by the coding sequence ATGACGAAAAGCGGCCGCCCGGCGACCGCCGGGCAGCGCATCGCAATCGTCCTGGGGTCGGGTGGGTTCCGGGGCCCGGCCCACGTCGGCGTGCTGGCCCGCCTCGTCGAGCTGCGCGTTCCGCTGTACGCCATGGTCGGCTGCAGCGTCGGCAGCCTGATCACCGCCTACTACGCCGCCGCGGGCCGGACGGTGGACGAGCTCCTGCAATTCGCCCTGGAGACGAACGCCAAGCGGGTCCTGGCCCACGCGCTGTCGATGCGCTCGCCGGGCCTCGGGCGGCGCCTGGTGCGGCGCTGGGCCGACCCGGTGCACGACCTGCTCGCGGTGCTCGACCGGCACGACTTCCGCCGGCTGCATCACGGTGTGCGGATGATCGGCTTCCTGATGCACGATCGGCGGCGGGGCGAGCGGATCTTCGCCGTGACCGGATGCGAGCGCGGCTTCCATCTCTCCGAGGCCGTGCGCGCCAGCAGCCGCCTCCCGATCCTGTTCCCTCCGCTCCACAAGGAGGTCGACGGTCTGGAGCGCGTCCTGGTGGACGGGGCGTTCGCGGCGCCGTCCCCCGTGGTCCACGCCGTGGCGGCCCCCGTGTCCGCAACGCACGTGATCGCCGTCGACTTGAGCGGCTCGCGGCGCCGCGCTCGTCTGAGCGAGCTCGACCGCTGGCAGACGCTTCTGGGCGATCGCCTCATGGTGCTCCGGCCGCGGCCGAAGTTCACGCGCACGGGATGGGGGACGATCCTCGGCGCCCGGACCTGGTATGAGGCGGGCCGGAACATCATCGGTGAGGCCGAAGCGGAGCGGCTGCGCCGCTGGCAGCGCGGAGATCCGCAGCCCGACGCCCCGGCGGCGGGAGAACCGGGCAGGCCGGACGCCGAGGCGCACGCGCGCGCCCCGCTGCGGTCCGAGCGCTCTTGA
- a CDS encoding APC family permease, producing MSGSVAVAPLRHLGRLRLVALGINSVIGGGIFILPAEVTGLIGRSAIFAYVVAGLVAIGVGLALASLSSRYEISGGPYLYVHRVFGEFAGFQVGWLFCLARITAMAGLVNGFGRYLGALLPWAATPIGRALVIIACSALITTINMIGIRQTSRATNLFTVAKVVPLVVLAIAGLFFLRLENLEAVPVEPMSFVRAVLLLIFAFSGFEILTVPAEESLQPRRDMPFAVIATILTVCAIYLPVHLVAAGMLDNLASEQAPLASVAGILAGPAGRYAMTFIAATSMAGCALISLVGGTRLMYSMSSARQLPLWMGSLHAGWRTPVRATMIIGVLGTTLAIASAYSTLAAVSAGTRLLVYLACCCACLRRPAAAREDGAPGERHALRGRIIPALTSLAIVALLCALERDEIIGGLSGVGIGTVLYFGMRRAVPAVGGTTS from the coding sequence GTGAGCGGAAGCGTCGCGGTCGCGCCGCTGCGGCACCTCGGCCGTCTCCGACTGGTCGCACTCGGCATCAACTCGGTCATCGGCGGCGGGATCTTCATCCTCCCCGCGGAGGTGACCGGTCTCATCGGACGGTCGGCGATCTTCGCGTACGTCGTGGCGGGCCTGGTGGCGATCGGCGTCGGCCTGGCGCTGGCCTCGCTGTCGTCGCGCTACGAGATCTCGGGCGGCCCCTACCTTTACGTGCACCGCGTGTTCGGCGAGTTCGCCGGCTTCCAGGTCGGCTGGCTGTTCTGCCTGGCCCGGATCACGGCGATGGCGGGTCTGGTCAATGGATTCGGGCGCTACCTCGGGGCGCTCCTGCCCTGGGCCGCCACACCGATCGGCCGGGCCCTGGTCATCATCGCCTGCTCGGCCCTCATCACCACGATCAACATGATCGGCATCCGGCAGACCTCGAGGGCGACCAACCTGTTCACCGTGGCCAAGGTCGTGCCGCTCGTCGTCCTGGCGATCGCCGGCCTGTTCTTCCTGCGCCTGGAAAACCTGGAAGCGGTCCCGGTCGAGCCGATGAGCTTCGTGCGCGCCGTCCTGCTCCTGATCTTCGCGTTCTCGGGATTCGAGATCCTGACCGTCCCTGCCGAAGAGTCGCTGCAGCCCCGCCGGGACATGCCGTTCGCGGTCATCGCCACGATCCTGACCGTGTGCGCCATCTACCTGCCGGTCCACCTCGTGGCGGCGGGGATGCTCGACAACCTCGCGTCGGAGCAGGCCCCCCTGGCGAGCGTCGCCGGGATCCTGGCCGGCCCCGCGGGGCGCTACGCCATGACCTTCATCGCGGCGACATCGATGGCCGGCTGCGCCCTCATCAGCCTGGTCGGCGGGACGCGTCTCATGTACTCCATGTCCTCGGCGCGCCAGCTGCCGCTCTGGATGGGGTCCCTGCACGCCGGCTGGCGCACCCCCGTGCGGGCCACGATGATCATCGGGGTGCTCGGGACCACGCTGGCCATCGCCAGCGCCTACAGCACGCTGGCGGCCGTCAGCGCCGGCACGCGCCTTCTCGTCTACCTGGCCTGCTGCTGCGCCTGCCTGCGCCGGCCGGCGGCCGCGCGGGAGGATGGCGCGCCGGGTGAACGGCACGCCCTGCGCGGGCGTATCATCCCCGCGCTGACCTCTCTTGCGATCGTGGCGCTTCTGTGCGCCCTGGAGCGGGACGAGATCATCGGGGGGCTGTCTGGCGTCGGGATCGGAACCGTGCTTTACTTTGGCATGAGACGCGCCGTGCCGGCCGTCGGAGGAACGACTTCATGA
- a CDS encoding DUF971 domain-containing protein gives MSQPRKVEIGSDGGLSIVWDDGHAAVYTPAHLRLACKCALCEDEWSGERRLEAGSLPADIRALSVKPVGRYGLQITWSDGHSTGIYTFDRLRPLCECETCRRSPRG, from the coding sequence GTGAGCCAGCCGCGCAAGGTCGAGATCGGGAGCGACGGCGGACTCTCGATCGTGTGGGACGACGGCCACGCGGCGGTCTACACCCCGGCGCACCTCCGCCTGGCGTGCAAGTGCGCCCTGTGCGAGGACGAATGGTCGGGTGAGAGGCGGCTCGAGGCCGGCTCTCTGCCTGCCGACATCCGGGCGCTCAGCGTCAAGCCGGTCGGACGCTACGGTCTGCAGATCACCTGGAGCGATGGCCACTCGACCGGAATCTACACGTTCGACAGGCTGCGTCCGCTGTGCGAGTGCGAGACCTGCCGGCGAAGCCCGCGCGGGTGA
- a CDS encoding inositol-3-phosphate synthase, with protein MRQKPVPPAAAAGRLGVVVVGAGSLSTSLIAGVLAVRRGLGKPIGALTQLGYVAGPHERPAPVPVARAVPLSSLDDLVFGVWDILPDSVYRAAVKARVLDERLLEPLRQELDSIRPWRGIFDPRYVHRIEATHCRSRQGHLANVAEIEKDIASFRKSAGIARLVLLNAASTETYQPVEDIHSDLKLFERALAADDARISPAMLYSYAALRQRIPVVNCTPSHAVDIPALVQMAEEMKVPVAGRDLKTGQTLLKTILAPGFKARALGVAGWYSTNILGNRDGEVLDDPQCLKSKEESKMAALKAILDPELYPDLYGDLVHRVRIDYYPPRGDNKEAWDNIDLVGWLGYPMQIKINFLCRDSILAAPLALDLVLLADLAARAGLRGAQDWLSLYFKNPTVKNGRQIHELFAQRQMWENEIRRLAGWTVNGRQA; from the coding sequence ATGAGACAGAAGCCGGTCCCCCCTGCCGCGGCCGCCGGCCGCCTGGGGGTCGTCGTGGTGGGTGCTGGATCCCTTTCGACCTCGCTCATCGCCGGTGTGCTGGCGGTGCGCCGGGGGCTCGGCAAGCCGATCGGCGCCCTGACCCAGCTGGGTTACGTCGCCGGCCCGCACGAGCGGCCGGCCCCCGTCCCTGTGGCGCGGGCGGTGCCCCTCTCCTCCCTCGACGATCTGGTGTTCGGCGTCTGGGACATCCTGCCGGACAGCGTCTACCGCGCCGCCGTGAAGGCGCGGGTGCTGGACGAGAGGCTCCTGGAGCCGCTGCGGCAGGAGCTCGACTCGATCCGGCCGTGGCGCGGCATCTTCGACCCGCGCTACGTGCACCGTATCGAGGCGACGCACTGCCGCTCACGGCAGGGGCATCTCGCGAACGTGGCCGAGATCGAGAAGGACATCGCCTCCTTCCGCAAAAGCGCCGGGATCGCCCGCCTGGTGCTGCTCAACGCCGCCTCGACGGAGACCTATCAGCCGGTCGAGGACATCCATTCCGACCTGAAGCTCTTCGAGCGGGCGCTGGCGGCGGACGACGCGCGCATCAGCCCCGCGATGCTCTATTCGTACGCCGCCCTCCGCCAGAGGATCCCGGTCGTCAACTGCACGCCGAGCCACGCCGTCGACATCCCCGCTCTCGTGCAGATGGCGGAGGAGATGAAAGTACCCGTGGCGGGCCGGGATTTGAAGACCGGCCAGACCCTGCTGAAGACCATACTGGCCCCGGGTTTCAAGGCGCGCGCCCTCGGCGTGGCCGGATGGTACTCGACGAACATCCTCGGGAACCGCGACGGGGAGGTCCTCGACGACCCGCAGTGCCTGAAGAGCAAGGAAGAGAGCAAGATGGCCGCCCTGAAGGCGATCCTCGACCCGGAGCTCTACCCGGACCTGTACGGCGATCTGGTCCACCGCGTGCGCATCGATTACTACCCGCCGCGCGGGGACAACAAGGAGGCCTGGGACAACATCGATCTCGTCGGGTGGCTCGGCTACCCGATGCAGATCAAGATCAATTTCCTCTGCCGCGACTCGATCCTGGCGGCGCCGCTCGCGCTCGATCTCGTTCTCCTCGCCGACCTGGCGGCCCGGGCCGGTCTGCGCGGCGCGCAGGACTGGCTGTCCCTCTACTTCAAGAACCCGACCGTGAAGAACGGCCGTCAGATCCACGAGCTGTTCGCGCAGCGCCAGATGTGGGAGAACGAGATCCGCAGGCTGGCCGGGTGGACGGTGAACGGACGACAGGCGTAG
- a CDS encoding electron transfer flavoprotein subunit alpha/FixB family protein: MACRILILAEHESGAIRETTFELLGMAHRLAGEAGWQPAEIKAVLIGMGRGAPAEGLAARGAAEVICVEGEAVADYTCDGHTRVLESLIKAETPEIVLVGHTPNGWDLAPLVAAGLGVPIATECSQILFEGGRPLFTRKAFNGKFIQVVDMGDARPKMATLQKGASPAYSGTTRGTVRVVPAGVAPGDLRARFVGIKKGEGGAVDLTQAPIIVSGGRGVGAPEKFSVIKDLAAALGGQVGASRPVTDMGWLPHEHQVGSSGVTVNPKLYIACGISGAIQHIVGMKGSGYIVAINKDPDAPIFGVADVGVVGDLFEIVPALTRAVKEAKGQP; this comes from the coding sequence ATGGCCTGCAGGATCCTGATCCTGGCCGAGCATGAGAGCGGGGCGATCCGCGAGACGACCTTCGAGCTCCTCGGGATGGCGCACCGCCTCGCGGGGGAGGCGGGCTGGCAGCCGGCGGAGATCAAGGCGGTCCTGATCGGCATGGGCCGGGGCGCTCCGGCCGAGGGGCTGGCCGCGCGCGGCGCCGCCGAGGTGATCTGCGTCGAGGGGGAGGCCGTGGCGGACTACACCTGCGACGGCCACACGCGCGTCCTCGAATCTCTGATCAAGGCCGAGACGCCCGAGATCGTCCTGGTCGGCCACACGCCGAACGGCTGGGACCTGGCGCCCTTGGTCGCCGCCGGGCTCGGCGTCCCGATCGCCACCGAATGCTCCCAGATCCTCTTCGAGGGGGGGCGGCCCCTGTTCACGCGCAAGGCGTTCAACGGCAAGTTCATCCAGGTGGTCGACATGGGAGACGCGCGGCCGAAGATGGCGACCCTCCAGAAAGGGGCATCGCCCGCCTACTCCGGCACGACGCGGGGGACGGTGCGCGTCGTGCCGGCCGGCGTCGCGCCCGGCGACCTGCGCGCCCGGTTCGTCGGCATCAAGAAAGGGGAGGGCGGCGCCGTCGACCTGACCCAGGCTCCGATCATCGTCTCGGGCGGACGCGGCGTCGGCGCCCCCGAGAAGTTCTCCGTGATCAAGGACCTCGCCGCGGCGCTCGGGGGGCAGGTCGGCGCCTCGCGACCGGTCACGGACATGGGCTGGCTTCCGCACGAGCACCAGGTGGGCAGCTCGGGCGTCACCGTCAATCCGAAGCTGTACATCGCCTGCGGCATCTCCGGCGCCATCCAGCACATCGTCGGCATGAAGGGCTCGGGGTACATCGTCGCCATCAACAAGGACCCCGACGCGCCGATCTTCGGCGTCGCCGACGTGGGTGTCGTCGGCGATCTCTTCGAGATCGTTCCCGCCCTCACGAGGGCCGTCAAGGAAGCGAAGGGACAGCCCTGA
- a CDS encoding Gfo/Idh/MocA family oxidoreductase, giving the protein MPLRIGILGAGHMGRTHAEVLRRDDRVRIVGVADPDADRAGHLAGDLRVPHHTDLEALFRAGLDLLVVTTPNRFHFEASMAALERGVGVVSEKPMAIHIEDARRLCEAAERPGAFFTVAHNRRHAPVYGRVRGLLREGFRPLLASFKMHEGDYRTPPWVSDRSMSGGFLYENLVHFFDLMEWLIAPISEVSCLARGPLYPDLNDFVISIAFEGGAIGALTATGHASWVRPAERTELVGDHATIVVEELDRVLHSPGGGAPVGIDDFADLSREERWGYVAQDREIVEAFLAGRKTCFSPRRALRSLEIADACSLAALEGRAVRPGPPPSD; this is encoded by the coding sequence ATGCCGCTGCGAATCGGGATCCTGGGAGCGGGTCACATGGGCCGGACGCACGCCGAGGTTCTGCGGCGCGACGACCGTGTGCGCATCGTCGGCGTCGCCGACCCCGACGCCGACCGGGCCGGGCACCTCGCCGGCGATCTCCGCGTTCCTCATCACACCGATCTCGAGGCTCTGTTCCGCGCCGGTCTCGATCTTCTCGTCGTCACCACGCCGAACCGCTTCCACTTCGAGGCCTCCATGGCGGCGCTCGAGCGGGGCGTCGGCGTCGTGAGCGAGAAGCCGATGGCCATCCACATCGAGGACGCGCGGCGGCTCTGCGAGGCGGCGGAGCGTCCCGGCGCCTTCTTCACCGTGGCCCACAACCGCCGGCACGCCCCGGTCTACGGACGCGTCCGGGGGCTGCTGCGCGAGGGGTTCCGGCCGCTCCTGGCCAGCTTCAAGATGCACGAGGGGGACTACCGCACCCCGCCGTGGGTCTCCGACCGTTCCATGTCGGGCGGGTTTCTCTACGAGAACCTGGTCCACTTCTTCGATCTCATGGAGTGGCTGATCGCGCCGATCTCCGAGGTGTCCTGCCTGGCTCGGGGCCCGCTCTACCCGGACCTCAACGACTTCGTCATCTCGATCGCCTTCGAAGGGGGCGCCATCGGCGCCCTGACCGCCACGGGTCACGCGTCGTGGGTCCGCCCCGCGGAGCGCACCGAGCTCGTGGGCGACCACGCCACGATCGTCGTGGAGGAGCTCGACCGGGTCCTGCACTCGCCGGGCGGCGGTGCACCTGTCGGCATCGACGACTTCGCCGATCTCTCCCGCGAGGAGCGCTGGGGTTACGTCGCGCAGGATCGCGAGATCGTCGAGGCGTTCCTCGCGGGCCGGAAGACCTGCTTCTCCCCGCGCCGCGCCCTGCGGTCGCTCGAGATCGCGGACGCCTGCTCCCTCGCCGCCCTCGAGGGGCGCGCGGTGCGGCCCGGCCCCCCGCCCTCCGACTGA